Proteins encoded within one genomic window of Gracilimonas sp.:
- a CDS encoding glycogen/starch/alpha-glucan phosphorylase produces MSKDKTNGVNIRSGMDKDSLREDIKLHLRHTLAKDEYSTTSWDKYQSVALTIMDRLNDRLLKTQQHYYKTNAKRVYYLSMEYLIGRLLDNMLVNLNVRDLVAEALEDLDLSYEDIRDQEWDAGLGNGGLGRLAACFLDSMATLGIPAIGHGIRYDYGIFYQKIQEGFQVERPDLWLKYGNPWDTIRPKVQYPVEFYGNQGMAELSNGNTHYNWENTQRVKAVAYDTPIPGYDNGIVNYLRLWKAESSASIDLKSFNQGQYIDAVRDNQLEQNISRVLYPNDKVFVGQELRLKQEYFLVSASMQDIIRRFKKQSSDFTKFPEKVAIQCNDTHPNLAIPELMRYLLDEEHMDWDKAWDITVNTMAYTNHTLLPEALEKWPVSLVRNLLPRHLNIIYEINRRFLDEVKVKLGGDKNLQSRMSIVSEGEHPVVHMAHLGIVGARKVNGVAAMHSQLLKDSMFRDFDEMYPDKFTNKTNGITPRRWLKQCNPSLSDLISEKIGDSWVTDLDELKGLNKLADDKKFRKKFAEIKIENKKRLAEYIKENNNVDIDPNSMFDIQIKRIHEYKRQLMAALHVITLYNRLKENPDLDIAPRTVIFAGKAAPGYTMAKLHIKLINSIGEVVNNDPEVNEKLKCVFLQNYSVTMAESLIPAANLSEQISTAGMEASGTGNMKFALNGALTIGTLDGANVEIKEEVGDENIFIFGLEEQDVERMRREGYNPWDFYNANDELKQALDQIRDGFFSNGDKKLFEPIINALLHEGDYFMVLADYKAYVEKQKEVSELFKNQDEWNRKAILNTANIGKFSSDRTINDYNDEIWKAPTVSLKD; encoded by the coding sequence ATGAGTAAAGATAAAACAAATGGAGTGAACATCCGCTCCGGAATGGATAAAGATTCACTTCGCGAAGATATTAAACTGCATCTGCGGCATACTTTGGCTAAAGATGAATATTCCACTACCAGCTGGGATAAATATCAGAGTGTGGCGCTAACTATAATGGATCGCCTCAACGACCGGCTCCTCAAAACCCAACAGCATTACTATAAAACCAATGCCAAGCGGGTGTATTACCTTTCGATGGAATATCTGATTGGGCGGCTGTTGGATAATATGCTGGTAAACCTGAACGTTCGGGATCTTGTTGCTGAAGCTCTTGAGGACCTGGACCTTTCATATGAAGATATTCGCGATCAAGAGTGGGATGCCGGGCTTGGAAACGGGGGGCTTGGCAGGCTTGCGGCCTGCTTTTTAGACTCTATGGCTACTTTGGGAATCCCTGCTATTGGCCATGGTATCCGCTACGATTATGGAATTTTCTATCAAAAGATCCAGGAGGGGTTTCAGGTGGAACGGCCCGATTTGTGGTTGAAATATGGGAACCCATGGGATACCATTCGCCCCAAAGTACAGTACCCGGTAGAGTTTTATGGAAATCAGGGAATGGCAGAATTAAGCAATGGGAATACACATTACAATTGGGAAAATACTCAGCGAGTTAAAGCCGTTGCATACGACACCCCAATTCCCGGCTATGATAACGGTATTGTTAATTACCTCCGGCTATGGAAAGCAGAATCATCAGCGTCTATTGACCTGAAAAGCTTCAATCAGGGCCAATACATTGATGCTGTTCGGGACAACCAGCTGGAGCAAAATATATCACGCGTATTATATCCAAACGACAAGGTTTTTGTGGGGCAGGAACTGAGATTAAAACAGGAATATTTCCTTGTATCGGCATCTATGCAGGATATTATCCGGCGGTTCAAAAAGCAGTCTTCTGATTTTACCAAGTTTCCGGAAAAGGTTGCCATCCAGTGTAACGATACCCACCCGAATCTGGCTATTCCCGAACTTATGCGCTACCTGCTGGACGAGGAACATATGGATTGGGATAAGGCCTGGGATATAACCGTAAACACCATGGCATATACTAATCATACCTTGCTTCCGGAGGCATTGGAAAAATGGCCCGTTTCCCTGGTAAGAAACTTGCTTCCGCGCCATCTCAATATCATTTATGAAATTAACCGGCGCTTCCTTGATGAAGTAAAAGTGAAGCTCGGCGGTGATAAAAACCTCCAAAGCCGGATGAGTATTGTAAGCGAAGGAGAACACCCCGTTGTACATATGGCGCACCTGGGAATTGTAGGTGCCCGTAAAGTAAATGGAGTGGCGGCGATGCACTCGCAGCTATTAAAAGACTCTATGTTTCGCGATTTTGACGAAATGTATCCGGATAAATTCACCAATAAAACAAACGGAATTACTCCTCGCCGATGGCTGAAACAGTGTAACCCCAGCCTGTCGGATTTGATTTCGGAAAAAATTGGAGATTCATGGGTAACGGATTTAGATGAGCTTAAAGGCCTGAACAAATTGGCGGATGACAAGAAGTTCCGTAAAAAATTTGCAGAGATAAAGATTGAGAATAAGAAACGATTGGCGGAATACATCAAAGAAAATAATAATGTAGATATAGACCCAAACTCTATGTTTGATATTCAAATTAAGCGTATTCACGAATACAAACGTCAGCTGATGGCGGCACTGCATGTAATTACCCTGTATAATCGCCTGAAAGAAAATCCGGATCTGGATATAGCTCCCCGAACGGTTATTTTTGCAGGTAAAGCGGCCCCGGGCTACACAATGGCTAAGCTTCATATAAAACTGATCAACAGTATCGGGGAAGTGGTAAACAATGACCCGGAAGTAAACGAGAAACTGAAGTGCGTATTCTTGCAAAATTACAGCGTAACAATGGCTGAAAGCTTAATCCCTGCAGCAAATCTCTCGGAGCAAATTTCTACGGCGGGAATGGAAGCATCCGGAACAGGAAATATGAAGTTTGCCCTGAATGGCGCGCTTACCATCGGCACACTGGATGGCGCCAATGTTGAAATAAAAGAAGAAGTTGGAGACGAAAATATTTTCATTTTTGGGCTGGAAGAGCAGGATGTGGAACGAATGCGCAGGGAAGGCTATAACCCTTGGGATTTTTATAATGCCAATGATGAATTAAAGCAGGCATTGGATCAAATTCGGGACGGGTTTTTCAGTAATGGGGATAAAAAGCTATTCGAACCGATTATCAATGCTCTTTTACATGAAGGGGATTACTTTATGGTGTTGGCCGATTACAAAGCCTATGTTGAAAAACAGAAAGAAGTCTCGGAGTTGTTTAAAAACCAAGATGAGTGGAATAGAAAGGCTATTTTAAACACCGCCAATATAGGGAAATTCTCCAGTGACCGTACCATCAATGACTATAATGATGAAATCTGGAAAGCGCCGACGGTAAGTCTAAAGGATTAA
- a CDS encoding mechanosensitive ion channel domain-containing protein: MIQFPVSNPADTLAPDSVDSIVSADSAFQIPNPSNYSWAETFEYIWDLLQVQLFSIQNNPVTFLKLVIFVLLIIGFSMMASFVKRMLNNRILPRFVNDSGLRYTLSRMSQYIIVVIGIFISFQFLGINMTGLAVIFGFLSVGIGFGLQNVTSNFISGLIVLFERPISVGDRVSVSNIEGDIEEINIRSTKVKTLDNISIIVPNSEFVSKDVINFSHGDPTYRLSIDVGVSYSSDLDNVLKALNEVADESDDVLKNIKHDVQLRSFGDSAWEMKLFVWVPDVKKRYEVQNKLNQAIVRKFKEYEIEIPFPQRDLHVRSGLNEENKEVKHGSEDSKTSEDKSGEGKD; this comes from the coding sequence ATGATTCAATTCCCCGTATCAAATCCGGCAGATACCCTGGCTCCTGACAGTGTAGATTCAATCGTTTCTGCGGATTCTGCATTTCAAATACCAAATCCCAGCAATTATTCATGGGCAGAAACCTTTGAATATATTTGGGACCTTTTACAGGTGCAGTTGTTCAGCATTCAGAATAACCCGGTTACCTTTTTGAAGCTGGTTATTTTTGTACTGCTCATTATTGGTTTCTCGATGATGGCTTCTTTTGTGAAGCGCATGCTTAACAACCGGATATTACCTCGCTTTGTAAACGACAGCGGACTCAGGTATACCCTTTCGAGGATGTCTCAATACATAATAGTAGTGATCGGGATTTTTATATCCTTTCAGTTTTTGGGAATAAATATGACCGGGCTGGCGGTAATTTTCGGATTCTTGTCCGTGGGGATTGGTTTTGGACTACAGAATGTGACTTCCAATTTTATTTCGGGCTTAATCGTGCTCTTTGAACGCCCCATCAGCGTGGGCGACCGGGTTTCAGTAAGTAATATCGAAGGAGATATTGAGGAGATTAACATCCGTTCTACAAAAGTAAAAACCCTGGATAATATCTCCATCATTGTGCCCAATTCTGAATTTGTTTCTAAAGATGTAATCAACTTTTCTCATGGAGATCCTACTTACCGGCTTAGTATTGATGTCGGGGTTTCCTACTCTTCTGATCTTGATAACGTGCTAAAAGCACTCAATGAGGTGGCTGATGAAAGTGATGATGTTTTAAAAAACATAAAACACGATGTACAGCTCAGAAGTTTTGGGGATTCTGCCTGGGAGATGAAGCTATTTGTGTGGGTTCCGGATGTGAAAAAACGCTACGAAGTACAAAATAAACTAAATCAGGCGATCGTCCGGAAATTCAAAGAATACGAGATTGAAATACCGTTTCCGCAACGAGATTTACATGTGCGATCTGGATTAAATGAGGAAAATAAAGAGGTAAAACACGGCTCCGAAGATTCAAAAACATCGGAAGATAAATCCGGGGAAGGAAAAGATTAA
- a CDS encoding S41 family peptidase, which produces MYKRPLSLLLVFITLLFIASSCKNNPSGNDKGEYLEINSWVQSQMERYYFWNELVPEEVDGVLPPEDFFASMLEPSDNFSYISDDAQSLLAELNGSSYTAGFSPAFGRFSGTDDVFIVVEFVYPGSPAENAGIERGDIILEINGQGLTIDNYLDLYYDESETTTYTFGEYDPEQNSVSLGGSTTLTKAELSLDPVVYTDIIEVNSQKIGYLFYARFLTGEENQFIESVDNALSEFANQGITELVVDLRYNPGGRISAAKNLANSIAPSAVTANEEAFIRYNYNAELEQYYIEQEGLDSPNLVSRFSADPTNLNLERAYFLTTSGSASASELLIIGLRPYMDVIMIGTPTYGKFYGSYVLTGENASPPNNYAMVPVTLKYENANGFSDFRDGLAPDYTVEEDLFQPKAIGDTTDVLLAKAIQLITGADEPAAKVPSRIPYQLLDDPIKLRKGNVLFEDEKLK; this is translated from the coding sequence ATGTATAAAAGACCCCTTTCTCTTTTACTCGTATTTATCACCCTGTTATTCATTGCCTCTTCTTGTAAAAACAATCCCTCCGGAAATGATAAGGGAGAATACCTTGAAATCAATAGCTGGGTCCAATCTCAAATGGAACGCTATTATTTTTGGAATGAATTGGTGCCTGAAGAAGTAGATGGCGTTCTCCCTCCTGAAGACTTTTTTGCTTCTATGCTGGAGCCCAGTGATAACTTCTCATATATCTCGGATGACGCGCAAAGCTTGTTGGCTGAATTAAATGGTTCCTCTTATACGGCAGGGTTCTCTCCGGCTTTTGGGCGTTTTTCCGGCACTGATGATGTCTTCATTGTTGTTGAGTTTGTATATCCCGGTTCACCGGCTGAAAATGCCGGAATTGAACGGGGAGATATCATCCTTGAGATCAACGGTCAAGGCCTAACCATTGACAACTATCTTGATTTATATTACGATGAGTCAGAAACAACCACCTATACCTTTGGGGAATATGATCCCGAACAAAATTCAGTTTCACTGGGAGGAAGCACAACTCTTACAAAAGCTGAATTGAGCCTCGACCCGGTTGTATATACCGATATAATTGAGGTAAACAGTCAAAAAATCGGATACCTGTTCTATGCCCGATTTTTGACCGGTGAAGAAAATCAATTTATTGAAAGTGTAGATAATGCACTTTCAGAATTTGCAAACCAGGGGATTACCGAACTGGTGGTAGATTTAAGATATAACCCCGGAGGAAGAATATCGGCTGCCAAAAATCTTGCAAACTCCATTGCTCCTTCTGCTGTTACTGCTAATGAAGAGGCTTTTATTCGGTACAATTATAATGCCGAGCTAGAGCAATATTACATAGAGCAAGAAGGGCTGGACTCTCCAAATCTGGTTTCCCGTTTTTCAGCAGATCCAACAAATCTAAACCTGGAACGAGCCTATTTTTTAACCACATCAGGTTCTGCTTCAGCCAGTGAGTTACTCATAATTGGCTTGAGGCCATATATGGATGTGATTATGATTGGCACCCCGACTTATGGAAAATTTTACGGGTCTTATGTGCTTACCGGTGAAAATGCTTCCCCACCAAATAACTATGCAATGGTGCCCGTCACCCTTAAGTATGAAAATGCGAATGGGTTTTCTGACTTCAGAGATGGACTTGCTCCCGATTATACTGTTGAAGAAGACTTGTTTCAGCCCAAAGCCATTGGGGATACTACTGATGTTCTTTTGGCTAAAGCCATACAGCTTATTACCGGCGCAGATGAGCCCGCAGCCAAAGTTCCTTCCCGGATTCCATACCAATTACTGGATGATCCAATAAAACTTAGAAAAGGAAACGTGCTTTTTGAGGATGAGAAACTTAAATAA
- a CDS encoding energy transducer TonB, translating into MGKYNFTENDRFALKVTFGVNLVLLILSLLYTFDMNANVRPSYIEVEFGEFQTGQLAEYSEVKNEEVAQRPNPSETEPDEPVEEVPEPDVTPQTPTEEDTKPVDLADQLEEVVEEEINTPETDKIDPNQQETEPQKEEVEIPPVAQENETTTEGAKESGDEDGAVGDVNSDQGIGNDEDKTSPYDLQWEGELDRAPMVQPLPENTSNSEAVITVRFEVRPDGTVGRVIPLKKMNPELEREVMSTLRTWRFSRLPSGAPQQVQWGTITFRFVFD; encoded by the coding sequence ATGGGAAAATATAATTTCACAGAAAATGATAGGTTTGCACTAAAAGTTACTTTTGGTGTTAATCTTGTTCTGTTAATACTTTCTCTTTTATACACTTTCGATATGAATGCTAATGTTCGTCCTTCTTATATAGAAGTGGAATTCGGAGAATTTCAGACCGGACAACTGGCAGAGTATTCGGAAGTTAAAAATGAAGAAGTTGCCCAGCGCCCCAACCCCTCTGAAACTGAGCCGGATGAGCCGGTAGAAGAAGTGCCCGAACCGGACGTAACCCCACAAACTCCCACGGAAGAAGATACAAAACCGGTTGATTTAGCTGACCAGTTAGAAGAAGTAGTGGAAGAGGAAATTAATACCCCTGAAACGGATAAGATTGACCCTAATCAACAGGAAACCGAGCCCCAGAAAGAAGAGGTTGAAATTCCTCCTGTAGCCCAGGAAAATGAGACTACAACCGAGGGCGCTAAAGAAAGCGGGGATGAGGATGGAGCTGTTGGCGACGTAAATTCTGATCAGGGTATTGGTAATGATGAGGATAAAACCTCCCCTTATGATTTGCAATGGGAGGGAGAGCTTGACCGGGCGCCGATGGTACAGCCGTTGCCCGAAAACACCTCCAACTCTGAGGCTGTTATTACCGTTCGTTTTGAAGTTCGTCCGGACGGAACCGTTGGGCGCGTAATCCCCCTAAAAAAAATGAACCCTGAGCTGGAACGTGAAGTTATGAGTACGCTTCGAACCTGGCGTTTTTCTCGACTTCCAAGCGGTGCTCCTCAGCAAGTTCAATGGGGTACTATTACCTTCCGCTTTGTTTTTGACTAA
- a CDS encoding biopolymer transporter ExbD, with protein sequence MARDFRKGDKRLPPLSLFSQSSLTDIVLLLLIFFLLTSSFVSNFGIRVEVPKAESSAATDSQYISVAITKTGEFYVDGNLTARGSLATAIRNARNNKPQGTVVLRADKDAKVDDAVRVMNVSKALNLRIIMATEQGS encoded by the coding sequence ATGGCCAGAGATTTTAGAAAAGGAGATAAACGGCTTCCGCCATTGTCGCTGTTTTCACAGTCGTCATTGACAGATATTGTGCTGTTATTGCTTATTTTCTTTCTCCTTACATCCTCTTTTGTTTCTAATTTTGGGATACGTGTTGAGGTTCCAAAAGCAGAAAGCAGTGCTGCCACAGATTCTCAATATATTTCTGTTGCTATAACTAAAACCGGTGAGTTTTATGTAGATGGGAATTTAACTGCCCGCGGGTCATTAGCAACGGCCATAAGAAACGCTCGAAATAATAAGCCCCAGGGAACCGTTGTATTAAGAGCAGATAAAGATGCTAAAGTTGATGACGCCGTTCGCGTAATGAATGTCAGTAAAGCTCTTAATCTTAGAATTATAATGGCTACCGAACAAGGCTCGTAA
- a CDS encoding MotA/TolQ/ExbB proton channel family protein: MHPLLIFLQDTTAVDSLMAMQEETTSFFDLLVEGGVLMIPIFILFMIAMYVIIERWRALNRSHVDPDKFLGTVGSMLKAGKGGATNAMSYCDEFDKPIARIIKAGIRRLGRPIRDIEDAIDNAGKKEIFFLEKRMNWLATIAGVAPLLGFTGTVTGMIEAFMDIQSLQGNVNPSVLAGGIWEALITTAAGLIVGLIAYGFYNFLLGKINRSIFEMENASADFLDLLQSPAKKDED, from the coding sequence ATGCACCCATTGCTGATATTTTTGCAGGATACTACTGCCGTTGACTCCCTGATGGCTATGCAGGAAGAAACCACCTCCTTTTTTGACTTATTAGTTGAAGGCGGTGTTTTAATGATTCCCATTTTTATACTCTTTATGATAGCAATGTATGTAATCATAGAGCGCTGGAGAGCCCTAAACCGTTCCCATGTTGACCCCGATAAATTCCTGGGTACCGTAGGAAGTATGCTGAAAGCGGGTAAAGGCGGGGCCACAAATGCCATGAGCTACTGTGATGAATTCGATAAACCCATTGCTCGCATTATTAAAGCCGGCATTAGAAGGCTCGGTCGCCCCATTCGCGATATAGAAGACGCCATAGATAACGCCGGGAAAAAGGAGATTTTCTTCCTGGAAAAGCGCATGAACTGGCTGGCTACCATTGCAGGTGTAGCTCCTTTGTTGGGCTTTACCGGAACCGTAACCGGTATGATTGAAGCCTTCATGGATATTCAATCCTTGCAAGGAAATGTGAATCCGAGCGTATTAGCCGGCGGTATTTGGGAAGCTTTAATTACTACTGCAGCCGGACTTATTGTGGGGCTAATTGCATATGGCTTTTATAACTTTCTTTTAGGAAAAATAAACCGCTCTATTTTTGAAATGGAAAATGCTTCTGCAGATTTCCTTGATTTATTACAATCACCCGCTAAAAAGGATGAAGATTAA
- a CDS encoding SPOR domain-containing protein: MHIDHAKLVEILVEASGIEKEKVESQLSEFVQEITEALEEGDAYELEGFGVFSGIGNNVIFIPSDELATEINYKYVGMEPIEMDEPSEKAMSQEEAPAQDQEAELEEEDPFAGLLDEDEDEIPQEARASFELDVEDDDDDVKQAEEEKEPADIEDFADEDAEEAPFDLADEELEEGAEEIPEKPGPEKWGIDTYKDDSAENMFSGLLGDKGEGGQSAEDESEEDLKPLFNDADESDDDNLSSEIGKQLSEDVEEEASLNETFNADEGTKKTSEGISEDENSYPEEEEDFDDDPFKSLAEESNEEEDRRDEASSKKEKEAKDEDIVPVIKNLASKSSKKKEKESKKEDPRPVFSNNKAAKKSKSQPVMLWIILIILLLGGATYGLGYYGFINIPGVTPYSQTQIARSTTPATPPPTEPQQPEQQTTQPEATTEQQSSQPQTATPEPEQENVVPEEQEAQSQVSQNEVPPNQPTYGLNGVPVPEANDGYTIVIYSLTKESNAEAVRNELSNAGYRVLIAEIPSRQYGTLWRVSLGQFNSTSDAVLAVENIDASYTENYFITKIQ, translated from the coding sequence ATGCACATAGATCATGCAAAACTTGTTGAGATACTTGTTGAAGCTTCGGGCATTGAAAAAGAAAAAGTTGAAAGCCAGCTTAGTGAATTTGTTCAGGAAATTACCGAGGCTCTGGAAGAAGGGGATGCCTATGAATTAGAAGGATTTGGGGTCTTCAGCGGAATTGGAAATAATGTGATTTTCATTCCCTCTGATGAACTTGCAACCGAAATTAATTATAAGTACGTAGGCATGGAGCCCATTGAGATGGATGAGCCTTCTGAAAAAGCCATGTCTCAGGAAGAAGCTCCCGCTCAAGATCAGGAAGCGGAGTTGGAAGAAGAGGATCCTTTTGCCGGATTGCTGGATGAGGATGAGGATGAAATCCCACAAGAAGCCCGTGCTTCTTTTGAACTTGATGTAGAAGATGATGACGATGATGTTAAGCAGGCTGAAGAGGAAAAAGAGCCTGCGGATATTGAAGACTTCGCAGATGAGGATGCTGAGGAAGCACCTTTTGATTTAGCAGACGAAGAGCTGGAAGAGGGAGCAGAAGAAATTCCCGAAAAACCCGGCCCCGAAAAATGGGGTATTGATACTTATAAAGATGACAGTGCCGAAAACATGTTTTCAGGCCTTTTGGGTGATAAAGGAGAGGGGGGACAATCTGCTGAAGATGAAAGTGAAGAAGATTTAAAACCTTTGTTTAACGATGCTGACGAATCTGATGATGACAATCTATCCTCTGAAATTGGCAAACAACTTTCTGAAGATGTAGAAGAAGAGGCCTCACTAAATGAAACATTCAACGCTGATGAAGGCACAAAAAAAACCTCTGAAGGGATAAGCGAAGATGAGAACTCCTATCCTGAAGAAGAGGAAGATTTTGATGATGATCCTTTTAAAAGCCTTGCAGAAGAATCAAACGAAGAAGAAGACCGGCGGGATGAGGCTTCTTCTAAAAAGGAAAAAGAAGCCAAAGATGAAGACATTGTTCCTGTAATTAAAAACCTCGCCTCCAAAAGTTCTAAAAAGAAAGAAAAAGAATCCAAAAAAGAAGACCCCAGACCTGTGTTTTCGAACAATAAAGCCGCCAAGAAATCCAAATCTCAACCTGTTATGCTTTGGATCATATTAATTATTTTATTGCTTGGCGGTGCAACTTATGGTTTGGGTTACTATGGTTTTATTAACATCCCCGGCGTTACCCCATATTCTCAAACTCAGATAGCCAGATCTACTACCCCGGCAACGCCCCCGCCCACAGAACCACAACAGCCTGAACAACAAACAACGCAACCTGAAGCAACGACAGAGCAACAATCTTCACAGCCTCAAACCGCTACTCCTGAACCGGAACAGGAGAATGTTGTTCCGGAGGAACAAGAAGCTCAATCTCAGGTATCACAAAATGAAGTGCCCCCAAACCAACCTACTTACGGGTTGAATGGAGTACCGGTCCCCGAGGCTAATGACGGCTACACTATTGTCATTTATTCGTTGACAAAAGAAAGTAATGCTGAGGCTGTACGAAATGAATTATCCAACGCTGGCTACCGTGTTTTGATTGCTGAAATCCCATCACGGCAATATGGAACACTTTGGCGCGTAAGCTTAGGGCAGTTTAATTCTACAAGCGATGCCGTACTTGCTGTTGAAAACATTGATGCATCTTATACAGAAAATTATTTCATAACCAAAATTCAATAA
- a CDS encoding HU family DNA-binding protein — MTKDFLEVLGIVIRDQIIMKNSVEIKGLGTFKPVHHNQKQEKRTDGTNVMIPPKDTIEFTAENKG; from the coding sequence ATGACTAAAGATTTTTTAGAAGTATTGGGAATTGTTATCAGAGACCAAATTATCATGAAAAATTCTGTGGAAATAAAAGGGTTGGGTACGTTTAAACCGGTTCACCATAATCAAAAACAAGAAAAAAGAACCGATGGCACCAACGTGATGATTCCGCCAAAAGACACCATAGAATTTACAGCTGAAAATAAGGGGTAA
- the nadA gene encoding quinolinate synthase NadA — protein MEVLDLLEIESEVTLPKRYSTLSVKEMEVRVQEIKSKFGDRLFIPGHHYQKDEVIQFADARGDSLKLAQICSQMPDAEFIVFCGVHFMAETADMLTKPDQKVILPDLRAGCSMADMADIDQTEIGWEKMQEIWGDTILPLTYVNSTAAIKGFVGKHGGATVTSSNAKKMLQWAFTQKERILFLPDQHLGRNTAFDLGIPLDQMAIWAPLEGTFEYDGNFEDVKVILWKGHCSVHEKFNLKHIENLRKQEPETKVLVHPECTYEVVQASDFNGSTSFIIDTIKHAESGSRWAIGTEMNLVNRLADENPDKQIISLNPFMCPCLTMNRIDLPHLLWSLEKLEEGEVVNQIKVPEEVSEYAILALNRMLERS, from the coding sequence ATGGAAGTTTTAGACCTTTTAGAGATTGAATCAGAAGTCACCCTCCCAAAACGATACAGCACCCTTTCCGTTAAAGAAATGGAGGTGCGCGTTCAGGAAATCAAATCTAAATTCGGTGATCGCTTATTTATTCCCGGCCATCACTATCAGAAAGACGAGGTTATTCAATTTGCTGATGCTCGAGGAGACTCCTTAAAACTAGCCCAAATATGCTCCCAAATGCCGGATGCAGAATTTATTGTTTTTTGCGGAGTCCATTTTATGGCAGAAACAGCTGACATGCTCACCAAACCTGACCAAAAAGTAATCTTGCCTGATTTACGCGCCGGCTGTTCCATGGCTGATATGGCTGATATTGATCAAACCGAAATCGGCTGGGAGAAAATGCAGGAGATTTGGGGCGATACCATCCTTCCTCTTACATATGTGAACTCAACGGCCGCGATCAAAGGGTTTGTGGGCAAACACGGTGGAGCTACAGTCACCTCCTCTAATGCAAAAAAAATGCTGCAATGGGCTTTCACACAAAAAGAACGCATCCTGTTTTTACCCGATCAGCATTTAGGACGTAACACTGCTTTTGACTTAGGCATCCCTTTAGACCAAATGGCTATTTGGGCTCCGCTCGAAGGGACGTTTGAGTACGATGGAAATTTTGAAGATGTCAAGGTAATTTTGTGGAAAGGGCACTGCTCGGTCCATGAAAAATTTAACCTCAAGCATATCGAAAATCTGCGTAAACAAGAACCGGAGACGAAAGTGCTTGTCCACCCGGAATGTACTTACGAGGTTGTTCAGGCCTCTGATTTCAACGGTTCAACCAGCTTTATCATTGATACCATTAAACATGCAGAATCCGGATCAAGATGGGCCATTGGAACAGAAATGAATTTGGTGAATCGATTAGCCGATGAAAACCCTGACAAACAGATTATATCCTTAAATCCATTTATGTGTCCCTGCCTTACCATGAACCGGATTGATCTTCCTCATTTACTATGGTCGCTTGAAAAACTTGAAGAGGGTGAAGTGGTAAATCAAATTAAGGTTCCGGAAGAAGTTTCTGAGTATGCAATATTAGCATTAAACCGTATGTTAGAGCGATCTTAA
- the nadC gene encoding carboxylating nicotinate-nucleotide diphosphorylase → MNQLELTKILQTAFAEDIGMGDLTSESIFTETQQSKGVYTAKADGVVAGLETIRVGYQLLDSSSKTTLHKKDGDFVEKGEKIAEAEASVRTLLTGERVILNLIQHLSGIATATHQVIRLLDDPKITVTDTRKTLPGLRIFQKYAVRCGGAKNHRFRLDDGVMIKDNHIKAAGNIKSAIESVRARCGHMVKIEVETENKEQVLEAIEAKADVIMLDNCSPEEVKELASIIPEGIVIEVSGGITPKNIAGYRNCGANVISLGWLTHSVRALDISFNLV, encoded by the coding sequence ATGAATCAGCTGGAACTAACCAAGATTTTGCAAACTGCCTTTGCCGAAGATATTGGAATGGGCGACCTTACTTCAGAATCTATTTTCACCGAAACACAGCAAAGCAAAGGGGTGTATACCGCAAAAGCAGATGGCGTTGTTGCAGGGCTGGAAACGATCAGGGTTGGATATCAGCTTTTGGACTCTTCTTCAAAAACCACCCTTCACAAAAAAGACGGGGATTTCGTTGAAAAAGGAGAAAAAATCGCAGAAGCAGAAGCTTCGGTGCGCACTCTGCTTACCGGTGAGCGGGTCATTTTAAATCTAATTCAGCATCTCAGCGGGATCGCCACCGCTACACATCAAGTTATCCGGCTCTTGGACGATCCTAAAATTACCGTTACTGACACACGAAAAACTTTACCCGGGTTACGCATTTTTCAAAAATATGCCGTGCGATGTGGCGGCGCAAAGAATCACCGGTTTCGCCTGGATGATGGCGTCATGATTAAAGATAACCATATCAAAGCGGCGGGAAATATTAAGAGCGCTATTGAATCAGTACGTGCCCGGTGTGGGCATATGGTAAAAATTGAAGTTGAAACAGAGAACAAAGAACAGGTATTGGAAGCTATCGAAGCTAAAGCAGATGTGATCATGCTGGACAATTGTTCTCCTGAAGAAGTAAAAGAATTAGCTTCGATTATTCCCGAAGGAATTGTGATTGAAGTTTCAGGAGGAATTACTCCCAAAAATATCGCCGGTTACAGAAATTGCGGAGCCAATGTAATCTCACTTGGGTGGCTTACTCATTCTGTAAGGGCACTGGATATCAGCTTTAATTTAGTATAG